A stretch of Bacillus pseudomycoides DNA encodes these proteins:
- the prpB gene encoding methylisocitrate lyase has protein sequence MAWVVNKQSTQEELANRFRALVEAPEILQIPGAHDAMAALVAKNTGFSALYLSGAAYTASKGLPDLGIVTSTEVAERARDLVRATDLPLLVDIDTGFGGVLNVARTAVEMLEANVAAVQIEDQQLPKKCGHLNGKKLVSTEELVQKIKAIKEVAPTLVVVARTDARGVEGLDAAIERAIAYVEAGADAIFPEALQSEEEFRLFNSKVNVPLLANMTEFGKTPYYSAEEFANMGFQMVIYPVTSLRVAAKAYERVFTLIKETGSQKEGLSNMQTRSELYETISYHDFEELDNGIAKTVLSEDQ, from the coding sequence ATGGCTTGGGTTGTGAATAAACAGTCAACACAAGAAGAGCTTGCTAATCGATTCCGAGCTTTAGTAGAAGCACCTGAAATTTTACAAATCCCTGGCGCACATGATGCAATGGCTGCTCTTGTTGCAAAAAACACTGGATTTTCAGCTCTTTATTTATCAGGAGCTGCCTATACAGCAAGCAAAGGATTGCCGGACTTAGGAATTGTAACGTCTACTGAAGTAGCTGAACGAGCAAGAGATCTTGTTAGAGCGACGGATTTACCTCTTCTTGTTGATATTGATACAGGATTTGGCGGAGTATTAAACGTAGCAAGAACTGCTGTAGAAATGCTAGAAGCGAATGTAGCGGCTGTTCAAATTGAAGATCAACAATTACCGAAGAAATGTGGACATTTAAATGGGAAAAAGCTTGTTTCTACTGAGGAATTAGTGCAAAAGATTAAAGCGATTAAAGAAGTAGCACCAACACTTGTTGTTGTAGCACGTACAGATGCTCGTGGTGTAGAAGGATTGGATGCAGCAATCGAACGAGCAATTGCTTATGTAGAAGCAGGCGCAGATGCTATTTTCCCGGAAGCGCTTCAATCTGAGGAAGAATTCCGTCTATTTAACAGCAAAGTAAATGTTCCTTTACTTGCGAACATGACTGAGTTTGGGAAAACACCATACTATAGTGCGGAAGAATTTGCAAATATGGGTTTCCAAATGGTAATTTATCCAGTTACATCACTTCGCGTTGCAGCAAAAGCATATGAGCGTGTATTTACTCTTATTAAAGAAACAGGCTCACAAAAAGAAGGGCTATCTAATATGCAAACGAGAAGTGAACTATATGAAACGATTTCATATCA